In Micromonospora ferruginea, the sequence CCGGCCGTCCGGGGTGAGCGCCTGCGCCTGGTAGGGGTCGATCGCGCCGACCACCCCGGGCAGCGTGGCCGCCTCCTGGGTGACCTGCTTGACCACCGCCTGGCCGGCCGGCGTGGTGAGCGCGCCGTCCTGCGGCGCCTTGACCGCGATGGTGCCGGTGGCGCCGCTGGCCGCCGGGAACCGGTCGGCGAGGAGGTCGATCGCCTTCTGCGACTCGGTGCCGGGCATGGTGAAGTTGCTCGCCGTCGGGCCGCGCAGCGTGGCCGCGGCCAGACCGAGACCGACGAGTACGACGAGCCAGACGACGGCGACGAGTCGCCGCCGGCGCAGGGATGCCCGGCCGAGCCGGTACAGCAGGGTCGCCATGGACCTTCCTTCGTCCTCGGGATTGCGACAGTGGGATCAGGTGGTGGGTTCGAGTGCGCGGTGCGCCACGGCGAGCAGCGCGGGTCGCAGCTCCTCGTCGGGGATGTCCAGGAACTCGCCGCAGGTCTCGGCGATGCCGGCCAGGACGACGAGCGCCGCGATGCGGGCGGGCGGCCGGTCGGAGAAGCCGGCGAACGCGGCGATCAGCCGTTCGGAGATCTGTTGGATGTGCGCGAACGCCGGCTGCTGGAGCAGGTCCGGGAACTCGCCCCTCAGCAGCGCGATCTCCCGGCGGAACCGGACCGCCAGGTCGACGAAGCCCTCGGCGGCGACCCGCTGGGCCTCGGCGCCGGTGAGGTCGGCGAGTCGGGCGTCGAGCTGTTCCAGCACCGCGATGGCAGGTGCCATCAGCTCGCAGAGCAGGGTGTCCTTGGTGGCGAAGTGGTAGAGCACGGTGGCC encodes:
- a CDS encoding TetR/AcrR family transcriptional regulator — translated: MARATPATHDELLTAAARRFAVTGYKGTSLQDIAREVGCSKATVLYHFATKDTLLCELMAPAIAVLEQLDARLADLTGAEAQRVAAEGFVDLAVRFRREIALLRGEFPDLLQQPAFAHIQQISERLIAAFAGFSDRPPARIAALVVLAGIAETCGEFLDIPDEELRPALLAVAHRALEPTT